The Patescibacteria group bacterium genome includes the window AGATACACTTTTTGGCAAAGCCGCGAAAGATATTCAGCCGCATCCAAAGCTCCTCCTGCCGCCCCTACCACTCCTGTAATTTTCCCTTTGTAGAGAGGTCCATCGCAATTGGCGCAATACGTGACACCCTTCCCTTTCAAACGGTCTTCTCCTGGCACATTCAGCTCCCGGGGGGTAAGCCCAAACGCGAGGATAATCGCCTGTGCCGTTTCAGTGCCGGATGAAATTTCCACCCGGAAATGACCGTCTTCCTGCTCAATCTTTTTCACTTCTTCAAATTTTAAAGTTCCCCCGAAATCCTCGTATTGCTTTTTGAAATTTTCCATGAGATCAAGCCCATGCGTCTGCCCGAGGACACCCGGATAATTTTCAATCCAATCAGTGAGCGCCGCCTGCCCGCCAAGGTCGCGCGAAATAATGCACGTCGAAAGTGCGCGGCGGCATGTATAGATGCCCGCAGACATGCCCGCGGCGCCCGCACCCACAATAATTATATCCCACATACTTTTCTTTTACTAAAATTAAGTTAAATGTATGCGTCTGGATGCGTTGTGAATGCGTTTAGATGCGATCTTTATCTTTTTATCGCACTCATACGCATCCACTACGCACATAAACGCAATTATATCCCTAACGCCTTCTTCAACGCATCCTTCTGTTGCACCCCCACCATTTGCTGCGCTACCTGCCCGCCTTTAAATACGATAAGCGTAGGGATAGACATCACATTATAGGCTTGTGCAATTTGGGGGCTCTCATCCACATTCAGTTTCCCTATTTTCAAAGGCTTCCCCTCTTGCTCGCGAGCAAGTGATTCTATAATGGGCCCTTGTATTCTGCACGGACCGCACCACGGCGCCCAAAAATCAACAAGCACGGGAACGTCCGCTTTTAGAACCTCTGTGTCGAAATTTTCGTCGGTAAAAGTGATTTCTGCCATATAATTTCCAAAAAAATAATAAAAGTATCACCCCTACTATATCGAATATGCATATTCCTGTCTATGCACTATGTATGAAGAGAGGCGGGTAAACTCACAACACTATTTCTCCAATGTTGCCCATATATATTGCAGCAGCTTCCGTTCGCTTTCTACAATGTTCTGATCAATAATGACCGTGGCGCTCACATTCGGAAGCGACACCAGCGCAACCCGATCGTCACCTACAAGAATATCAGAAGAAATCTGGAAATCCTTGGGAAGAATCTTAACCTCGCTTAAGTCCCGGCGGTGCGGCTGTGCCGCGATGCGCGCGGCTTGGCGCGAATACACGAACATATCGTATATTTTGCCTCCCCTATTTTTCAATAATTGAAACATATGACGATTTTCTTCGTAAGAAAATACCTTAAAATACTCTTCCATTGATACCATTGCCCAAACCTCTTTTGAACGGAACACAGCCTCATACACCTTGGTTAGCTGCTCTTTGCCTTCATAAAATTCAACCCCAGGCCTGTTTCCTGCCTGCGATGAGAGCAACTTCAGCTCTGGCACTACCCGTGTGGCCAGTTCTTTCTTCTCTTCAATAAGTTTCAATAATCTCTCCGGATCCTCAGCCCGCAAATACATCTTTCTCCCCTTTGGCACTTTCACCAACAGCCCTTTCTTCAAGAGCTCGTCCACCACCAAATACGTCGTCGGCCGCTTCATAACGGCCTTGTGTGCAATATCCGTTACCGACGCAATCCCCAACCCTAAACAAACCATATAGACCATCGCTTCACTTGCCGTAAATCCTAATTTTTCAAGTGTCTGCGTATGAATCATACACACTGAATGTCATCCCTGGCCGAGACCAGGGATCCAGAAAGCAAAAAAGGTATAATCTTCCTTAATGATCTTATTTAAATTTTCACATTTTGTCAATATTTCTGACAAAAAGTTAAAAAATAATCAATATATTATCATATTTACTGCATATGTTATTTAGAAACTATAATTTTCATCTAAAATTCTTGACATTTTTCTCATTTCATACCTATACTACTGCGTCAAAATCACATTCACAATCGAAATGAGGTGAATAAAAATGAATAAACCCACAACTCCTAAAAAACCAGCAGCAGCACCAACGCCACCACCAGCGCCGCAGCAAGATCCTAACCCGACGCCACTCCCATAGAGAAACCCTCCATGGAAAAGACCGCCAGTGGGGTGACGTAAATCCGGCCCGTCGCACCCTGATAACACGACGCGACTGGCTTAAACCTTTTGGAGGCAAAATGAATTTCTTAGAAGTTTTTCTAGTCGACGCGGTCGCCGCTCTCCTAATAGTCTTGATATTTGAACTAATAGGACAAGGCGACGAGGAAGGATGGCTTGGTAACTTACTAGACTGGGTGCTTGGCCAGATCAAGAAAGGGCGACCAATGCCGTCTCCTCAGAATGAAACACAGGATCCACAGTACAGGATCGCAATCCTGTACCAAATTATCGAAACTGCGAAACTCGGCTTGCTCAATCATCCATGTTGGCGAGCTGAAGCCTGGATACTTACGGTTCCTAATAGCAGGGTGGCTGCAGATCGTGCACGTGTACTACTTCTAGACGAGCACCAGTGGTGGGGACAGAAAATTGCCATAAGGGCTATAGTAGAGGATAAGGACGGATGGATTCTTGCCAATCTCGCCGAAAAGATTGGCTGGATAGGAAATTTATTCGTTCTCCAACATCAAGACAGGAAAGGCGCCTTCTAAGGGGAGAAGGCGCCTTTTACTTATAACATCAGGTTAATATATATCACCTATGACAGCTAGGCATTATACAAAGAAACTGCTTATTTAAGACAAAATAAAATCGACCGACAAACGCCGATCGAGAAAATATTCAATACCTTAGCTATTTAAATTGTTCTACGTAGAACAACTAAAATCTATTTCTTCATTACACTTGTTATTACAGTAATGAGGCTAGACAATATTTTATGATTATACTCAATACCGTCTTCTTTCTATCCTTTCATTTGCAACTCTCGTTGTCTCATTAACAAATCCTTTTGCAACTTCTGATGCATATTGTACTGTTCCATCTCTTATCATTTTCGTCTTAATCGAAGCAATTTCTGATTTACCTTGCAATTTTTGATTATTTATATCAATTTCGTAAATTCTTCTTAGATAAATTAGTCGATTGATTAACGCAAAGAGATAAATTAAAATTATGAATCCGATTCCAAATATTGTGAAATTGCTCATAATATTGCTCTGGTGGACCTGGGGGGAATCGGACCCCCGCCTCCGCAATGCGAATGCGGCGTTTTACCACTGAACTACAGGCCCTAAAACTTTGAATTTCTAGAACTTTCTAGCAGTTGGGGTCATTTGGTGGACCTAGGGAGAATCGAACTCCCACCTCCTCCATGCCATGGAGGCGTTCTACCACTATACTATAGGCCCATAATAACAGTTTATCAGTTATTATCTTCACGTTAATAGTTTTTTGCCCCCAGTATGAATCGAACATACATCTATCCCTTAGGACGGGACTGTTCTATCCATTGAACTATGGGGGCATATCTAACCACATTTCTGTATAAATTCTAAACGATAGTGTAACATTTAATCAGAGTTTGCACAGTCTATCCAAATTTTATTCACATTCTATATACATTATACCTTTAACTCAACCCTATGTTTCATGATTCCTCAAAAATCGGCAAAAACGATGAAACGATTATTGGCGCCACGGTAAAACTTGAGGGGGATTTTGTGGGAGAGAACAATGTGGTCGTGGAAGGTACGGTGCGCGGCAGCATGAAAACAAAACAAAATTTACGAATTACTCCAAATTCAAAAATATTCGCCTCCATTGAGGCCCAAAATGCAACCATTGCGGGAGAGGTTCATGGCAATATAAAAATCATAGAACAGTTGGAATTGCTTTCTACTGCGCGGATTAATGGCGACATTGAGGCAAAAGCAATATCAGTAGCGAATGGTGCGGTGATCAATGGCAAGATTAGCATGGGAAATGCGCAAGGAAACAGTGTCAATATTACAGAACATGCATCATTCGCCAATAACCACCCCCTTGTTGCTAAATCTGTCATGGAAAGAAAAAACAAATAACCGCAAAGGGCGCTATGTACCATTATTTCTTTGATTCCTCTTTGCACCATAAGCGTTTTCACCAGGATGTGGCAAGGATAGAAACACGCATCACTGACCTTGGTATTAAGGGAAGACTCACGAGGCTTACGCCGCTCCATGATCTCCGCGAAACTGTGGAGGAATCATTAACCCAAGGCGCCCATACGCTCATTGCCGTAGGGAACGATCATCTTCTCTCACGCATTGCGAGCGTGTTACGCAACCACCCCCACTGCACCCTGGGTATAATCCCGGTTGGTGCCGGCCCTTTTATAATTTCTCATACTCTTGGCATTCCGGAGGGGATAGCCGCGTGCGACACGCTCGCCGCGCGCAGGCTGGAAGTATTCGATGCGGGCATCATGAACGACCGTGAACTCTTTATCTCTGCAATTGAAATACATAATATCCTCTGCAGCATTGAGTGCAATAACAAATATCACCTCACGCCGCTCTCCCCATCGCATGTGACTATACAAAATTTAATTTCATTTCAATATCCCGATAATTGTGATAACCCCGCTGATGGTCAATTAAGTATTTATATTCATCCGCAAGCGCCGCAATCATGGTGGAAAAAAAGAACCACCGAGCGCCTCACCCATTGTATGACAAAAAAAATTACCGTTTCGCCACTGAATGGAGAATCCACTGCCACCATAGACGGTTTTAAAATTATCCGCCTTCCTTTTACCGCTGAAATCCTGCAACACCATTTCACCTTTATTGTAGGGAAGACTCGATTGTACTAAAATAATTTACTAATATTAGCAAAAAATCCCTTCTTTTTAGAAGGGATAAAATTTTTACCCAACTACTATCGCGTAGTGGACTGTGTAGTGCCAAAAGAAGTCGCTTGTTGTGGCAGGTGCGCGATTCGCGCTTCTTTCTCTTTATCGCGCAGCACCGTACTGTCCACAATCATCTTATCTTTGGTGAGGGACACCACCTGATTGCGGTTTATGAGTAAATCCACATTCCGCAATACGCTCGCCACTATCCCCGTGGGGCGCACCTGATACTGCATGACACTCTGGCTCTCAATATCGATTTCAAGACCGACCACGTGGCCGAGGTTGTGGTGGTCGACTGTTTCTACAGGAATATGGAATAGCTGATCTGTGTTAATCATCATGGCGGTGATGATATTCAAATATTTTTCTGCGCCGCGCTAGCATCAGTGCGGCGACGGAAGAGAAACGCCTGCTGTGCCACCGTAAGCAGCGTCGTCACCAGCCAATAGAGGGAAAGCCCCCCGGGGAGCCTGGTGCCGATAAAAATTGTCATCAGTGGCATCATATAGAGCATTTGTTTATTCATGATGGCCGTCATACTCTCATCCTTGGCGCCCGGTACCTTAGGCTGCGGTTTGGTGACCAGCATCTTCGACTGCCAGAATTGCGCAAGGCCGGCAAGGACCGCAAGAGGGATTGAAGGATTCGTGAGATTCAAAAATCCGAAGCTAATCGGCTGGATAAATTCCGGCTTCGCGATAAAAGGATAGAGCGCCTCGAAACCGTTTGAACTTATACCATGCCCAAATACCTGATACAGAGCAATAAAGAAAGGCAATTGGACCAATAAGGGCAGGCATGAAGAGAATGGATTCACCTTTTCTGTCTTATACAATTCCATGGTGGCGCGCGCAAGCGCTTCCTTGTTATCGCTGTGTTTTTGCTTTAACGCATCCATCTTAGGCTGGAGGGATTGCAGCGCTTTTTGGGAGCGGATTGATTGCAAGGAAAGAGGATACAGCAGCGCTTTCACGGCAATCGTGAGTGCTACGATGGCAATGCCGATATCATGGCCGGGAAGTACATTGTAAAAAAATATCAAAAGATTAAAAAGCGGCTGATAGAGAATGAGATTATAAATATATTTCATAAGTAGTAATGCTTATGGTACAGGATCAAATGCAGGCGGGTGCAGTGGATGACATTTTAGGATTCTTCTTACTCCCAACACAATACCGCGAAGCGCGCCGTGGCGCACCAATGCCTGTCTTGTATACTCTGAACACGAAGGAAAAAATCTGCAATGGCCCCACGGACGCCGCATAGGCCCGTGGTCGGGAGAAAGGATTATCTGGTACCATCGAATGCCATGGGCCAATAACGTACCAATAAAATAATTAAGTGAAGTGGCAATTTTTCTCATATCTTAGCCGTTTTTTGAGTATTCTGCCTTAACACTGAAAGATGCCTCACCAATAACAACAAATCATTTTCTATAGCTTTAAATGGCTGTGGTGATAAATATCTTTTTACGATAAAAAATATATCTAACCCCACAGGAAGAGAAGAAAAATTTTTCCGCACTGCTTCCCTTAACTGCCGCCGCAGACGGTTGCGCCCCGTCGCGTGCTTAATGACGCTATTTGGTATCACAAACCCAACCCTTGTGCTCTTCATTCCGTTCCGGCAATAACGCATTCCTATCCATGCGCAATTCCTGACGCCACCTTCCCGATAGATGCGGTTAAAATCCTCTGAACTCCTGATACGGTGCTGCAGGGATAACATAATTATTTCTTGTGCGCGGTGGCTCCTTACACGGTCAATCGCGCCCTTTTCTTGGTCCTGCGCCTCGAAAGCACGTGCCTGCCGCTCTGTGTTGCCATGCGCGCGCGAAATCCATGGACGCGCGAACGTCTGCGTGTTTTTGGTTGATAAGTGCGTTTTGGCATAGTAATAAAAATACGAAAATTGAATACGGTTACGTATACTATACCGAAATACCCCCCTGCCAGCAAGTGAGAGAAATCAATAATGACTCATGCACAAAGTCTGCACAGGTTGTACACAAAATTGCCAAAAAACCTTATTTTCTGCTATGGTGATGCCGTGCTATGATAGATGCATCACACCAAAATAGCGTCGTATTGATCGTACATGACCGCTCGTCTCGATGACGTTTCAACGACCTATGCCTGACATGACCCATAATGAACTCTGGCAAGCCGTGCTCGGGGAACTCGAGCTCTTGCTTTCTCGTGCGCATTTCACCACGTGGTTCAAACATACATTCATTATCGAAAAGGACGGTATTCGATTGGTCGTGGGTGTTCCCAACACCTTTACCAAAACATGGCTTGAAAATAAATATCACACGTCAATCCTCAAAGCGCTCCGTAGTGTCACCCATAATGAGGTGCGCGAAGTGTCCTACCAGGTGGAAACCCGGCATACGGCACTGCAAACGCCTTATACTCCTCTCGAGGCTAGCTCAGGACCCGCTGCCGAACCTATGGCCCCGCATACGATGAGCCGCATGGACGAACACGGCCTCAATCCCCGCTATATATTCCAGTCATTTGTGGTAGGGAAAAATAACGAGCTTGCGCACGCAGCCGCCAGGGCGGTTGCCCAGCAGCCAGGAATGGTCTATAACCCTCTTTTCATTTATGGAGGGGTGGGGCTGGGCAAGACGCACCTAATGCAGGCAATCGGGCACGAACTACTAAGCCATGACCCCTCAAAAAAAATCCTCTATACCTCATGCGAAAAATTTACCAATGAATTCGTGTTCTCCATTAAAAATGGCAACGCAGATTCGTTCAAAGACCGCTATCGCAATGTCGACATATTGCTCATTGATGATATTCATTTCATGACAGGGAAAGAACAGACCCAGGAGCAATTTTTCCACACCTTCAACGAACTCCATCAGCATAACCGACAAATCGTCATCTCTTCCGATCGCCCTCCCAAAGCGCTTCCCGGGCTTGAGCAAAGGCTCATTTCCCGATTTGAATGGGGTATGATCGCAGATATCGGCATGCCTGACTTGGAAACCAGAACTGCCATCCTTGAACGCAAGCTTACCGAGCGCAATATCACCCTTGATGCGAGTATTATAGCGTCCATTGCCTCTGCTATTCAATCAAATATCCGCGAATTAGAAGGGGTCCTTAACCGCATCCTTGCCTACCAACAGCTCGGCGGCACCATCCTTACCCCCGAATCAGTGCGTTCGCTCCTTATCACTATTACAGCGACCCCCAAACGAGGCGCAATCACCCCTAAACATCTCATGAAGGTAGTGGCGCAATACTATGACATTTCCATTGAAAACTTGATCGGTGAGAGTAGAAAGAAGGAATTGGTAATGCCGCGGCAAATCGTTATGTATCTCATGCGGGAAGAGATAAAAAGCTCTTTCCCTAATATTGGCGCTGAACTCGGCGGGCGCGACCATACGACTGCTATGTACGCATATACAAAAATCGTTGATGAGTTGGAGAAGAATGAAAGAATACGTCAAGATATTGCGCTCATCCGCCAGCAGTTATTCAACCAGACATGGGATAAAGGGTAAATGAACTGTGGGTGAAAATAATTTTTTTCTCTTTTTTTCTCTCCCACCGTCTCCTCTCCTCAAACCATACACACCTTACTAAAAATAATTACTTTTGGATAACAACAAGAGAAGTTGTTAAAAAAAATCTCTTTTATTTAATTTCCTTTTAAAATGTAATTAAAAAATTTCATTTTTTCTCCTCACCCTCGTTTCACACCTTTTATACACCACCCTTATCACTACCATCACTCAATATATAAAATAAATGATTATGATATTCACCTGCACACAAGAAAATCTTCATCGTGGGTTTGGGGTTGTCAGTCATGTGGCGAGCCGTGCCACCACCCTTCCCATCCTTTCTAATATTCTCATGGAGATACAAGGCAATACCCTTGTGCTTTCGGCAACCAACCTCGAAATTGGGGTCCAAACAAAAGTGCGGGGTAGGGCGGAGGAGGAGGGAAAAATTGTAGTGCCCGCAAAACTTATCAGCGAGTGTGTATCGCTTCTTCCGAGAGAAAATGTAAGCATTACCCAAGAAGGGGAGAATTTAAAGGTGCAAAGCGGATCATTTGAAAACAAAATCCACACCGTTCCCGCCGATGATTTCCCCCTTCTTCCGGTAATAGAAAAGCAAATAGCATTCTCTTTGCATCACGCAAAACTAAACGAACTTATTCAAGCCACGCTTTTTGCCGCTTCATTTGATTATACAAGGCCTGAGCTCGCGGGGGTGTATATGCACATTGTGAAAGGAAAATTGACCGCCGCGGCCACCAATAGTTACCGTTTGGCTGAAAAAAGCATAGAAATTACAAATCAAACTATTGATCTTCCGGGTGTAATTATCCCTATCCGCACCATGCAGGAGGTGGCAAGAATACTTCCTTTAAGCCATGCGGACCAAGGTGAAGAAGATATGGTGGAGGTGGTGATTGGCCAGCACCAGGTGTCATTTATGATGGGGGATACCGTGATGGTGAGCCGGCTTATCGAGGGGCTGTATCCTGCCTATCAGGAGATTATACCCTCTACATATGAATCACTCATCACGGTTGAAAAGGAGCTTTTAGCGCAAGCACTGCGCGCGGCAAGTCTGTTTTCAAAATCGGGCATGAATGATATTTCTCTCATGGTACTCCCCGAAGAGCAGGGGGTGCGGTTGCGCGCGATGAATATCCATGTAGGAGAAAATACCACCGTGGTTCCCGCGAAGGTGGAAGGAAAATCTGATGAAGTAGTGTTGAATTGGCGCTATCTCGCGGAAGGGCTCGAGAGTATCACGACCGAGTCAGTGAATATAGAAGTCACGAATTCTAAAATCCCCGTGCTTCTCAAACCCTCAGGAGTGAAAGATCATCTCTACCTCATTATGCCCATTCGGCAGTAAGGGTGCCTAAAAATAAACTTTTCGTTTCCTTCCTCGTCAACCATGGATGATCTCTATATCTTATAATTAGTCAGAGCTTTAGTGATATGTTATTTTTTATGGCACCTAAGGATTCTCATGCGTCCTAAAGGAAAAATTTTAGTGTCTGGGTCCATGGTCTACGATAAAATCATGGATTTTCCAGGGCGGTTTGTTGATAATATTATACCTGAGAAAATTCATGCTTTAAGCGTTAATTTTGTTGTGGAGAAAATAGAGGTGAAGGTGGGTGGTACAGCCGGAAATATCGCATATAATTTAAAGCTTTTAGGAGAGGAACCAGTCATTTTTTCGCAAGCTGGCAGAGACTTTGGCGTATATCAGAAATGGCTGCAGCGCCACCGTATTGCGTCCGATGAGATAAGGCTCGTGTCACGCAAGGATACGACAGTAGCCCACATTATCACTGACCGCGACGATAATCAGATTGCCGCACTGCATTTGGAGACCATGGGAGTACCTTGCGGGATTACTGCACAAAAGGTGAAGCGGCACTTGCCCGTGGCAATGGCGATTATCGCGCCCGGCAATGTCACTGATATGATGGATGCGGCAAGGGTGTATAAAACACTAGGGGTGCGGTATATTGCAGACCCGGGACAAGAGATTCCGCTGTTGTCAGCTCGCGAACTTAATTATTTAATACAAGGAGCCCACGTATTGATCAGTAATGACTATGAATTTGCCCAAATAAAACAAAAGCTTAAACAGAGCGAGAAGGAAATTTTACGCAATGTAGAAACTATTGTGGTAACACTGGGAGCAAAAGGTTCGCTTATTTATCATAGGGCCCATACGTATACCGTGAAGGCGGTGCGTCCGAAAAAAGTAGTGGACCCGACTGGTGCAGGAGACGCGTATCGCGCCGGGTTTATTAAAGGCTTAGTCAGCGGGTGGAGCCTGCCGCGATGCGGTGAATTTGCGTCCTATATCGCGAAATTTCCTGTGGAACATTATGGTACGCAGGAGCATCGATTCAAGGTAAGGTAACTACTCACTGGGGCATTCTCCAATCCCGCAGTGGAGTCCCCTCTTTTGCATGGTGGGGGTGTCGATGGTCAGTGGGTTGCATGCAGGTGAGGTTAAGAGGTAGAATTTTTACTGAAATCGCGCAACATACTATACTGAAAGAGTGCCAGTACCGGCACAATACGTGTATCTGATTTTTAATCCTTTATATGCGGCTATTCCGCCCACCGCGCATCAATCCTCTATTTGCAATGTTCTTATACGGGACGCTCACCGGGGCCTTTGTGACACTCCTCGTCGTCACCCGTTTTTCGCCCCTTGCAGGTTCAGATGACCAAGGAGCGGTGAAAGGTGTCTCTACTGAAATACAGGCGCAACCGCAGGGTGTGGTATCATTGCGCGCAGTGAGTGCACCTTTGCAGGGAGCGCTTTCGGACGCAGTAGTGGTGAAACGCGCGATAGACGGCGATACTGTAGAGCTTGAGAGCGGACTGCGGGTGCGCTACATCGGTATGGATAGTCCTGAAATGGCAGAGCGCGGGGTTGAGGGGTGTTTGGCTACGGCTGCGCAAGAAGCAAATAGTAATTTAGTGCAAGGCAAAACCGTCCGTATGGAACGCGATACCAGCGATAAAGACCGCTACGGAAGGCTATTGCGGTACGTGTGGCTCGATACTATGCAGATCAATATCATGCTGGTGGAACAAGGGCTTGCGCGCGCGGTGGCCTACCCGCCAGACGTGAAATACCAGCAAGAGCTTGCCGCTGCAGAAACGCGCGCAAAAGAAGGGAGGCGCGGGCTTTGGGGAGATTTGTGCCGCACGGCCGCATCCGGCGATGCCACAGAGGAGCAAACGGTTTCTCCTGCGCTCCCGCCCGTGTCAGAGTGCACTATGAAGGGAAACATTTCGAACGGCGAAAAGATATACCATCTCTCTGGGTGCAAAAGTTATACAAAAACCGTCATCACGCCCGCAACCGGCGAGCGCTGGTTCTGCACCGAAGAAGAAGCGCGTGCCGCCGGCTGGCGGAAGGCAAAAGATTGTCCGAATTAGTAGTATATACTATTATTACCAGCCAACCATTGTTCATCGTGATATAGCATTATGTTAATGCATTCCACATTAGTTCAAATGCTGATCGTTGCATCTCATTAATTTCTTTGCTTTCAATAATAACACCCATAAAATTTTCTCGGTATGAGACGAGCGCCACTTTATTAGCGTAAATTTCAGTATCAGCGTTGAAAATAAAGTTTTTGCTTGTAATAATTTTAATCTCTCGTAGATCCTTCAAGCTCGACGTTTCCCAATCTCGAGCTGCTTGAGAGTCGTATGCAATAGCACGCAGTCTTATTTTTTTCCTCACTCGTTCTCCTACATACCATCGGTAATATTCATAGGGCATGAGCTGATAAAAATTTGTAAGGCCTGTGTAGCTCAGGATAGTACCACCATCAAGGGTACAATCGAGTGTATCTTGATAGAGTTCTTTCATTCCACCCATAC containing:
- a CDS encoding carbohydrate kinase family protein — translated: MDFPGRFVDNIIPEKIHALSVNFVVEKIEVKVGGTAGNIAYNLKLLGEEPVIFSQAGRDFGVYQKWLQRHRIASDEIRLVSRKDTTVAHIITDRDDNQIAALHLETMGVPCGITAQKVKRHLPVAMAIIAPGNVTDMMDAARVYKTLGVRYIADPGQEIPLLSARELNYLIQGAHVLISNDYEFAQIKQKLKQSEKEILRNVETIVVTLGAKGSLIYHRAHTYTVKAVRPKKVVDPTGAGDAYRAGFIKGLVSGWSLPRCGEFASYIAKFPVEHYGTQEHRFKVR
- a CDS encoding helix-turn-helix domain-containing protein, with the protein product MIHTQTLEKLGFTASEAMVYMVCLGLGIASVTDIAHKAVMKRPTTYLVVDELLKKGLLVKVPKGRKMYLRAEDPERLLKLIEEKKELATRVVPELKLLSSQAGNRPGVEFYEGKEQLTKVYEAVFRSKEVWAMVSMEEYFKVFSYEENRHMFQLLKNRGGKIYDMFVYSRQAARIAAQPHRRDLSEVKILPKDFQISSDILVGDDRVALVSLPNVSATVIIDQNIVESERKLLQYIWATLEK
- the rnpA gene encoding ribonuclease P protein component, whose product is MLSLQHRIRSSEDFNRIYREGGVRNCAWIGMRYCRNGMKSTRVGFVIPNSVIKHATGRNRLRRQLREAVRKNFSSLPVGLDIFFIVKRYLSPQPFKAIENDLLLLVRHLSVLRQNTQKTAKI
- the rpmH gene encoding 50S ribosomal protein L34 produces the protein MPKRTYQPKTRRRSRVHGFRARMATQSGRHVLSRRRTKKRARLTV
- a CDS encoding diacylglycerol kinase family protein; amino-acid sequence: MYHYFFDSSLHHKRFHQDVARIETRITDLGIKGRLTRLTPLHDLRETVEESLTQGAHTLIAVGNDHLLSRIASVLRNHPHCTLGIIPVGAGPFIISHTLGIPEGIAACDTLAARRLEVFDAGIMNDRELFISAIEIHNILCSIECNNKYHLTPLSPSHVTIQNLISFQYPDNCDNPADGQLSIYIHPQAPQSWWKKRTTERLTHCMTKKITVSPLNGESTATIDGFKIIRLPFTAEILQHHFTFIVGKTRLY
- the trxA gene encoding thioredoxin, giving the protein MAEITFTDENFDTEVLKADVPVLVDFWAPWCGPCRIQGPIIESLAREQEGKPLKIGKLNVDESPQIAQAYNVMSIPTLIVFKGGQVAQQMVGVQQKDALKKALGI
- the dnaA gene encoding chromosomal replication initiator protein DnaA, which encodes MPDMTHNELWQAVLGELELLLSRAHFTTWFKHTFIIEKDGIRLVVGVPNTFTKTWLENKYHTSILKALRSVTHNEVREVSYQVETRHTALQTPYTPLEASSGPAAEPMAPHTMSRMDEHGLNPRYIFQSFVVGKNNELAHAAARAVAQQPGMVYNPLFIYGGVGLGKTHLMQAIGHELLSHDPSKKILYTSCEKFTNEFVFSIKNGNADSFKDRYRNVDILLIDDIHFMTGKEQTQEQFFHTFNELHQHNRQIVISSDRPPKALPGLEQRLISRFEWGMIADIGMPDLETRTAILERKLTERNITLDASIIASIASAIQSNIRELEGVLNRILAYQQLGGTILTPESVRSLLITITATPKRGAITPKHLMKVVAQYYDISIENLIGESRKKELVMPRQIVMYLMREEIKSSFPNIGAELGGRDHTTAMYAYTKIVDELEKNERIRQDIALIRQQLFNQTWDKG
- a CDS encoding YidC/Oxa1 family membrane protein insertase, giving the protein MKYIYNLILYQPLFNLLIFFYNVLPGHDIGIAIVALTIAVKALLYPLSLQSIRSQKALQSLQPKMDALKQKHSDNKEALARATMELYKTEKVNPFSSCLPLLVQLPFFIALYQVFGHGISSNGFEALYPFIAKPEFIQPISFGFLNLTNPSIPLAVLAGLAQFWQSKMLVTKPQPKVPGAKDESMTAIMNKQMLYMMPLMTIFIGTRLPGGLSLYWLVTTLLTVAQQAFLFRRRTDASAAQKNI
- the yidD gene encoding membrane protein insertion efficiency factor YidD encodes the protein MRRPWGHCRFFPSCSEYTRQALVRHGALRGIVLGVRRILKCHPLHPPAFDPVP
- a CDS encoding FAD-dependent oxidoreductase, whose product is MWDIIIVGAGAAGMSAGIYTCRRALSTCIISRDLGGQAALTDWIENYPGVLGQTHGLDLMENFKKQYEDFGGTLKFEEVKKIEQEDGHFRVEISSGTETAQAIILAFGLTPRELNVPGEDRLKGKGVTYCANCDGPLYKGKITGVVGAAGGALDAAEYLSRLCQKVYLFPQREKLLGSARLIEAVTAIEHIEIIYNKKIIEVTGDSKVDGVRWEDMATHAQGATSIDGVFIEIGYIARTDWVKGLVMLDKKGQVTVDKENRTNVPGVFAAGDVTDVDYKQVVISAGEGAKAALEAYKYIQTKSGKPSILTPDWGSSGK
- a CDS encoding polymer-forming cytoskeletal protein, which produces MFHDSSKIGKNDETIIGATVKLEGDFVGENNVVVEGTVRGSMKTKQNLRITPNSKIFASIEAQNATIAGEVHGNIKIIEQLELLSTARINGDIEAKAISVANGAVINGKISMGNAQGNSVNITEHASFANNHPLVAKSVMERKNK
- the dnaN gene encoding DNA polymerase III subunit beta, translating into MIFTCTQENLHRGFGVVSHVASRATTLPILSNILMEIQGNTLVLSATNLEIGVQTKVRGRAEEEGKIVVPAKLISECVSLLPRENVSITQEGENLKVQSGSFENKIHTVPADDFPLLPVIEKQIAFSLHHAKLNELIQATLFAASFDYTRPELAGVYMHIVKGKLTAAATNSYRLAEKSIEITNQTIDLPGVIIPIRTMQEVARILPLSHADQGEEDMVEVVIGQHQVSFMMGDTVMVSRLIEGLYPAYQEIIPSTYESLITVEKELLAQALRAASLFSKSGMNDISLMVLPEEQGVRLRAMNIHVGENTTVVPAKVEGKSDEVVLNWRYLAEGLESITTESVNIEVTNSKIPVLLKPSGVKDHLYLIMPIRQ